The following coding sequences lie in one Megalodesulfovibrio gigas DSM 1382 = ATCC 19364 genomic window:
- the rpsG gene encoding 30S ribosomal protein S7 has protein sequence MPRKKGSTPKRSIQADPVYGSRMAAKCINRLMLSGKKAVAESIFYKTLELLAERTGEQPMRAFERALDNVKPHMEVKPRRVGGATYQVPMEVRPERQVALALRWLINYARARGEKGMVNKLSGELTDAFNNRGGAVKKKEDVHRMADANKAFAHYRW, from the coding sequence ATGCCTCGCAAGAAAGGTTCCACTCCCAAGCGCAGCATTCAGGCTGATCCGGTGTACGGCAGCCGTATGGCCGCCAAGTGCATCAACCGCCTCATGCTCAGCGGCAAGAAAGCCGTGGCGGAATCCATTTTCTACAAGACCCTGGAACTGTTGGCCGAGCGTACTGGCGAGCAGCCCATGCGTGCCTTCGAGCGCGCCCTGGACAACGTGAAGCCGCACATGGAAGTCAAGCCCCGCCGTGTGGGCGGCGCCACTTATCAGGTGCCCATGGAAGTGCGCCCCGAGCGTCAGGTTGCCCTGGCCCTTCGCTGGCTCATCAACTATGCCCGCGCCCGCGGCGAGAAAGGCATGGTAAACAAGTTGTCTGGGGAGCTCACGGACGCCTTCAACAATCGTGGCGGCGCCGTGAAGAAGAAGGAAGACGTCCATCGTATGGCGGACGCCAACAAAGCCTTCGCCCACTACCGCTGGTAG
- the fusA gene encoding elongation factor G: MSRVVPLNRQRNIGIMAHIDAGKTTTTERILYYTGVSHKIGEVHDGQATMDWMVQEQERGITITSAATTCIWKDHRVNIIDTPGHVDFTMEVERSLRVLDGAIAVFDAVAGVEPQSETVWRQADRYRVPRICFVNKMDRIGANFQRCVDMIRDRLRAKPVPVQFPIGSEDNFRGMVDLIQGKAILFDDESKGSKFSIEDVPAEFMDEFDTRRLELLEAVAEEDESLMEKYLSGEELTPEELTIGVRKATIAMVCTPVLCGSAFKNKGVQPLLDAVVDFLPSPIEVPAIKGLNTNTGEEVECPCDDSLPLAALSFKLMSDPYVGHLTFLRIYSGSIESGMSVVVGASGKRERIGRLLKMHANKREEIKWAGAGDIVAAVGLKYAATGDTLCDEKRPIALESMTIPESVIEVAIEPKSKADRDSLSDSLGKLAKEDPSFRVKSDEETGQTLIAGMGELHLEIIVDRLTREFGVNANVGKPRVAYRETISKPAKVDHKYAKQSGGRGQYGHVVIEVAPNPEGGYEFVDGIKGGVIPKEYIPAVDKGIKDAMKSGVMAGYPVVDLKVTLVFGSYHEVDSSEQAFYIAGSMAFKEACHQASPTLLEPIMGVEVVTPEEYLGDVMGDLNSRRGRVNTMEARPGAQVVKAEVPLSQMFGYATDLRSKSQGRATFTMQFDHYEKVPAQLAEEIIKRK, encoded by the coding sequence GTGTCACGCGTCGTCCCTTTGAATCGGCAGCGCAATATCGGCATCATGGCCCACATTGATGCCGGGAAGACCACCACGACCGAACGCATTCTGTATTACACTGGCGTTTCGCACAAAATCGGTGAAGTGCATGATGGCCAGGCCACCATGGACTGGATGGTTCAGGAGCAGGAGCGCGGCATTACCATTACGTCTGCCGCCACCACCTGCATCTGGAAAGATCACCGCGTCAACATCATCGATACGCCCGGCCACGTGGACTTCACCATGGAAGTGGAGCGCTCCCTGCGCGTGCTCGACGGCGCCATCGCCGTGTTCGATGCCGTTGCCGGGGTGGAGCCGCAGTCTGAAACTGTCTGGCGGCAGGCGGACCGTTACCGCGTGCCCCGGATCTGCTTCGTCAACAAAATGGACCGCATCGGCGCCAACTTCCAGCGCTGCGTGGACATGATCCGCGACCGGCTGCGCGCCAAGCCCGTGCCCGTCCAGTTCCCCATCGGCAGCGAAGACAACTTCCGCGGCATGGTGGACCTGATCCAGGGCAAGGCCATCCTGTTCGACGATGAATCCAAGGGCTCCAAGTTCTCCATCGAAGACGTGCCTGCCGAGTTCATGGACGAGTTCGATACTCGCCGCCTGGAACTGCTGGAAGCCGTGGCCGAGGAAGACGAGTCCCTGATGGAAAAGTACCTCAGCGGCGAGGAATTGACGCCTGAGGAACTGACCATCGGCGTACGCAAGGCCACCATCGCCATGGTGTGCACCCCGGTGTTGTGCGGCTCGGCCTTCAAGAACAAGGGCGTGCAGCCCCTGCTTGATGCCGTGGTGGACTTCCTGCCTTCCCCCATCGAAGTGCCGGCCATCAAGGGATTGAACACGAACACGGGCGAGGAAGTGGAATGCCCCTGCGACGACAGCCTGCCCCTGGCGGCGTTGTCCTTCAAGCTGATGTCCGACCCTTACGTCGGGCACCTCACCTTCCTGCGCATCTACTCCGGGAGCATCGAATCCGGCATGAGCGTTGTGGTGGGTGCTTCTGGCAAGCGTGAACGCATCGGCCGTCTGCTCAAGATGCACGCCAACAAGCGTGAAGAAATCAAGTGGGCCGGCGCTGGCGACATCGTGGCTGCCGTGGGCCTCAAGTATGCTGCCACCGGCGATACCCTGTGCGACGAAAAGCGGCCTATCGCGCTGGAGTCCATGACCATCCCCGAGTCGGTTATTGAAGTTGCCATCGAGCCCAAATCCAAGGCTGACCGCGACTCCCTTTCCGACTCCCTGGGCAAGCTGGCCAAGGAAGACCCCTCCTTCCGCGTCAAGAGCGACGAGGAAACCGGGCAGACCCTGATTGCCGGCATGGGCGAACTGCACCTGGAAATCATCGTGGACCGCCTCACCCGCGAGTTCGGTGTCAACGCCAACGTGGGCAAGCCCCGCGTGGCCTACCGCGAGACCATCAGCAAGCCTGCCAAGGTGGACCACAAGTACGCCAAGCAGTCCGGCGGTCGCGGTCAGTACGGGCACGTGGTCATCGAGGTCGCGCCCAATCCGGAAGGCGGCTACGAGTTTGTGGACGGCATCAAGGGTGGTGTGATCCCCAAGGAATACATCCCCGCGGTGGACAAGGGCATCAAGGACGCCATGAAGAGCGGCGTCATGGCCGGCTACCCCGTGGTGGACCTCAAGGTGACGCTGGTCTTCGGTTCCTACCACGAAGTGGACTCCTCCGAACAGGCGTTCTACATCGCCGGTTCCATGGCCTTCAAGGAAGCCTGCCATCAGGCCTCCCCGACCCTGCTGGAGCCCATCATGGGTGTGGAAGTGGTGACCCCGGAAGAATACCTCGGCGATGTGATGGGCGACCTGAACTCCCGTCGCGGCCGGGTGAACACCATGGAAGCCCGCCCCGGCGCCCAGGTGGTGAAAGCGGAAGTGCCCCTGTCGCAGATGTTTGGCTATGCCACGGATCTGCGCTCCAAGAGCCAGGGTCGCGCCACCTTCACCATGCAGTTCGATCATTACGAAAAAGTACCGGCCCAGCTGGCCGAAGAAATCATCAAGCGCAAGTAG
- the rpsC gene encoding 30S ribosomal protein S3 — MGQKVHPYGFRLGYNKNWLSRWYSKKEYPAFVYEDHQIRKFVKKLLYHAGVAKIEIERAGGKIRIIIHTARPGIVIGRKGVEIEKLRGDLKRKFGHEFAIEVNEIRRPEIDAQLVAENIALQLERRVAFRRAMKRTLSLARKFGAEGIRVACSGRLAGAEIARREWYREGRVPLHTLRADLDFGVARANTTYGVIGVKVWIYKGEILDQEAVQ; from the coding sequence GTGGGTCAGAAAGTCCATCCATACGGGTTCCGGCTCGGCTACAACAAGAACTGGTTGTCGCGCTGGTATAGCAAGAAGGAATACCCTGCCTTCGTGTACGAGGATCATCAGATCCGCAAGTTCGTGAAAAAGCTGCTCTATCATGCTGGAGTGGCCAAGATTGAAATCGAACGCGCAGGCGGGAAGATTCGCATCATCATCCATACTGCCCGGCCCGGCATTGTCATCGGCCGCAAGGGTGTGGAAATTGAAAAGCTGCGCGGCGATCTGAAGCGGAAATTCGGGCACGAGTTCGCCATTGAGGTGAACGAAATCCGTCGCCCTGAAATCGATGCCCAGCTGGTGGCCGAGAACATTGCCCTGCAGCTGGAACGCCGTGTGGCATTCCGCCGGGCCATGAAGCGGACACTGTCCCTGGCTCGCAAGTTTGGCGCCGAAGGCATTCGTGTGGCCTGTTCCGGTCGTCTGGCCGGTGCGGAAATTGCCCGCCGCGAATGGTACCGTGAAGGTCGCGTGCCCCTGCACACTCTGCGTGCGGATCTGGATTTCGGCGTGGCACGCGCCAACACCACGTATGGCGTCATCGGTGTGAAAGTGTGGATCTACAAAGGTGAGATCCTTGACCAAGAGGCGGTGCAGTAA
- the rpsS gene encoding 30S ribosomal protein S19, with protein sequence MPRSLSKGPFVDNHLVAKVDRANESGDRRVIKTWSRRSTIVPEMVGLTFAVHNGRKFIPVFVTENMVGHKLGEFSPTRTYHGHASDKKAKAGKK encoded by the coding sequence ATGCCTCGGTCACTGAGCAAAGGTCCCTTTGTGGACAACCACCTGGTCGCCAAGGTGGATCGGGCCAACGAATCCGGCGATCGCCGCGTCATCAAGACCTGGTCGCGCCGTTCCACCATCGTGCCTGAAATGGTTGGGCTCACGTTTGCGGTGCACAACGGCCGCAAATTCATCCCGGTCTTTGTGACCGAGAACATGGTTGGGCACAAGCTGGGCGAATTTTCCCCCACGCGAACCTACCACGGCCACGCCTCCGACAAAAAGGCCAAGGCCGGCAAGAAGTAG
- the rplB gene encoding 50S ribosomal protein L2, whose product MAIRTLKPTSAGRRFQTISDFAEITRQGPEKSLTEGLTEKAGRNNNGRITARRRGGGHKRLYRIVDFKRAKFDVPAKVAHIEYDPNRSARIALLHYADGEKRYILAPLGLKQGDTVTAGETADIKPGNALPMQKIPVGTVIHNVELHPGKGGQFCRAAGTYAQLVAKEGKYALLRLPSGEVRKVLAHGLATVGQVGNLDHENISLGKAGRNRWLGQRPKVRGVAMNPVDHPMGGGEGRSSGGRHPCTPWGKPTKGYKTRDKKKASSKLIVKHRRAK is encoded by the coding sequence ATGGCTATCCGTACCTTGAAGCCCACTTCCGCCGGCCGGCGTTTCCAGACGATTTCCGACTTTGCCGAAATTACCCGGCAGGGTCCTGAGAAATCGTTGACGGAAGGGCTTACTGAGAAAGCCGGCCGTAACAACAATGGTCGCATCACTGCCCGTCGTCGCGGTGGGGGCCACAAACGCTTGTACCGCATCGTCGATTTCAAGCGCGCCAAGTTCGACGTGCCCGCCAAGGTGGCGCACATCGAATACGATCCTAACCGCAGCGCCCGCATTGCCCTGCTGCACTACGCCGACGGCGAGAAGCGTTACATCCTCGCGCCGTTGGGCCTCAAGCAGGGCGACACGGTGACGGCTGGCGAAACCGCGGACATCAAGCCCGGCAACGCCTTGCCCATGCAGAAAATTCCTGTGGGCACCGTCATCCACAACGTGGAGCTGCACCCTGGCAAGGGCGGTCAGTTCTGCCGCGCAGCTGGTACGTATGCCCAGCTGGTGGCCAAGGAAGGCAAGTACGCCCTGCTGCGGCTGCCCTCCGGCGAAGTTCGCAAGGTGCTTGCGCATGGCCTGGCCACTGTGGGGCAGGTGGGCAATCTTGACCACGAGAACATCTCCCTGGGTAAGGCTGGCCGCAATCGTTGGCTGGGGCAGCGTCCCAAAGTGCGCGGCGTGGCCATGAACCCGGTGGACCACCCCATGGGCGGCGGCGAAGGTCGCAGCTCGGGCGGCCGTCACCCCTGCACGCCATGGGGCAAGCCGACCAAGGGCTACAAGACTCGCGACAAGAAGAAGGCGTCTTCCAAGCTCATCGTCAAACATCGTCGCGCGAAGTAA
- the rplC gene encoding 50S ribosomal protein L3 has translation MSIGILGRKLGMTRIYNSDGTAVPCTVLAAGPCPITQIKNQDKDGYAALQIGFDTVEERKLSRAERGHLAKADKGLYRHLRELRVDDVSDYELGQDLTVELFFPGEKVKVTGTSKGKGFQGVMKRWNFAGAPDSHGHEKVHRSGGSIGYRTRPGKIFKNKKMAGHMGNRTVTMMHLEVVDVRPEDNVIVIRGAVPGPRNGIVMVRKLK, from the coding sequence ATGTCCATCGGCATTTTGGGTCGCAAGCTCGGCATGACCCGCATCTACAACTCCGACGGCACTGCTGTGCCCTGCACCGTGCTGGCTGCAGGCCCGTGTCCGATCACTCAGATCAAGAACCAGGACAAGGACGGCTACGCCGCCCTGCAGATCGGGTTCGACACGGTGGAGGAGCGCAAGCTCTCCAGGGCGGAGCGCGGTCACTTGGCCAAGGCCGACAAGGGCCTGTACCGCCATCTGCGTGAACTGCGCGTGGACGATGTGAGCGACTACGAACTCGGGCAAGACCTCACCGTGGAACTTTTCTTCCCCGGCGAGAAAGTAAAAGTGACCGGCACCAGCAAAGGCAAGGGCTTCCAGGGCGTGATGAAGCGCTGGAACTTCGCCGGCGCGCCGGACTCCCACGGTCACGAAAAGGTGCACCGCTCCGGCGGCTCCATCGGCTACCGTACCCGTCCCGGCAAGATCTTCAAGAACAAGAAGATGGCCGGCCACATGGGCAACCGTACGGTAACCATGATGCATCTTGAAGTGGTAGACGTGCGCCCTGAAGACAATGTCATCGTCATCCGCGGCGCTGTGCCCGGTCCCCGCAACGGGATCGTCATGGTCCGCAAGCTCAAGTAG
- the rpsJ gene encoding 30S ribosomal protein S10, giving the protein MSTVSSDRIRIKLKAYDYRILDKAVAEIVDTARNTGAGIAGPVPLPTNIHKYTVQRSVHVDKKSREQFEMRIHKRLLDIMEPTQQTVDALGKLSLPAGVDVEIKL; this is encoded by the coding sequence ATGTCCACTGTTTCCAGCGATCGCATCCGCATCAAATTGAAGGCCTACGACTACCGTATTTTGGACAAAGCGGTGGCCGAGATCGTGGATACGGCACGCAACACGGGCGCCGGCATTGCCGGTCCCGTGCCCCTGCCGACCAACATCCACAAATATACGGTCCAGCGCTCTGTGCACGTGGATAAGAAGTCCCGCGAGCAGTTCGAAATGCGCATTCATAAACGGCTCCTGGATATCATGGAGCCCACGCAGCAGACCGTGGACGCCCTGGGCAAGCTCTCCTTGCCTGCAGGCGTGGACGTCGAGATCAAGCTGTAG
- the rplD gene encoding 50S ribosomal protein L4, with the protein MAVVKVYDQTKAPVGEVTLAPEVFEVEVRPEILHLVVRAQMAAKRAGTHATKTRSFVSGGGKKPWRQKGTGRARCGSNRSPVWRHGAVVHGPQPRKYDFKVNKKVRGLAMRMALSARLKDESLLVLNTIDLPEIRTKNFSQILGTLELKKCLIVLGKEDNNLALSARNIPGVTVVTQERLNVRDILVHPQLVLLQDAVSLVESRFLAEGQGE; encoded by the coding sequence ATGGCTGTAGTGAAAGTGTACGATCAGACCAAGGCGCCCGTGGGCGAAGTGACGCTGGCACCTGAGGTCTTTGAAGTGGAAGTGCGCCCCGAGATCCTGCATCTCGTGGTGCGGGCACAGATGGCTGCCAAGCGTGCCGGCACGCATGCCACCAAGACCCGGAGCTTTGTTTCCGGCGGTGGCAAGAAGCCCTGGCGGCAGAAGGGCACCGGGCGGGCCCGTTGCGGCTCCAACCGGTCCCCGGTATGGCGGCACGGTGCGGTGGTGCACGGCCCCCAGCCTCGCAAGTACGACTTCAAGGTGAACAAGAAAGTGCGCGGCCTGGCCATGCGCATGGCCTTGTCCGCCCGCCTGAAGGACGAAAGCCTGCTGGTGCTGAACACCATCGACCTGCCTGAAATCAGAACCAAAAACTTTTCTCAGATCCTGGGAACCCTGGAACTGAAAAAATGCTTGATTGTTTTGGGCAAAGAAGATAACAATCTCGCTCTTTCGGCACGCAATATTCCAGGGGTTACTGTGGTGACCCAGGAACGGCTGAATGTTCGCGACATCCTTGTCCATCCGCAGCTGGTGCTGCTGCAGGACGCAGTTTCCCTGGTGGAATCGCGATTCCTGGCTGAGGGGCAGGGCGAGTAA
- a CDS encoding glycosyltransferase — translation MAAFASSVSSQSPIFLASCPAPVLERLLHGVSGRYHLETTARLALTHAMDGHALRRDAAGQTCARLGASLLALAWEYDPLDGALARDALTAAGMVPDLPLPREAMVAAVHHFETPAEAQQLRQAQMDRDLDRVRLLCGRMLLDAPGSAFWMREAVALAVYRGELDWLDSLLQRFQEHAPRPLAWVAQRLMGDVRLFGGDPEAARSLYAKAMAQVRALEGGEGETLCQLRLAESFWRMDRVDRAAPLWQQALNQRPWLTSHLLMVHDRLAGIADVLEVPRDPVAICLYSFNKAADLNLALESIAQSRLHGARLVVLDNGSTDATPGILAAWRARLKDRLTTIQLPVNIGAPAARNWLLAAPEVRACGDIIFMDDDATVPEDWLERLFAAKARYPEAGVWGCKVVDAGAPWRIQSADFQLAEPPPMAEPGGFAPAYPRRIRLSGVHHEDMDVGQHDYLRPCASVTGCCHLFTREGLERAGGFDLRFNPTQYDDLEHDLRLCRRGEFPVYQGSLAIVHKKVSGKSSQQERRAMASSLGNLYKLEMDYTDEEVQDLRERCLAMLLADMHAKAAALEAYGMRPVRSAWCSGV, via the coding sequence ATGGCGGCGTTCGCTTCTTCCGTTTCCTCACAGTCCCCCATTTTTCTGGCGTCCTGTCCTGCGCCGGTGCTGGAGCGCCTGTTGCACGGTGTTTCCGGCCGATACCATCTGGAAACCACCGCCCGGCTGGCCCTGACGCATGCCATGGACGGCCACGCCCTGCGTCGGGACGCCGCGGGGCAGACCTGCGCCCGGCTGGGGGCCTCGCTCCTGGCCCTGGCCTGGGAGTATGATCCCCTGGATGGTGCCCTGGCTCGCGACGCCCTGACCGCCGCCGGCATGGTTCCGGATCTTCCCCTGCCCCGGGAGGCCATGGTGGCGGCGGTGCATCACTTTGAAACTCCGGCCGAGGCGCAGCAGCTGCGTCAGGCGCAGATGGATCGGGATCTGGACCGCGTCCGCCTGCTGTGCGGCCGCATGTTGCTGGATGCGCCGGGCAGCGCCTTCTGGATGCGCGAGGCCGTGGCCCTGGCCGTGTATCGCGGCGAGCTGGACTGGCTGGATTCCCTGCTGCAGCGCTTTCAGGAGCATGCCCCGCGCCCCCTGGCCTGGGTGGCCCAGCGGCTCATGGGCGACGTGCGCCTCTTCGGCGGCGATCCCGAGGCCGCGCGATCCCTCTACGCCAAGGCCATGGCCCAGGTCAGGGCCCTGGAAGGCGGCGAGGGCGAAACCCTCTGCCAGTTGCGGCTGGCGGAAAGTTTCTGGCGGATGGACAGGGTGGACCGCGCTGCCCCTCTCTGGCAGCAGGCCCTCAATCAGCGTCCCTGGCTGACCAGTCATCTGCTGATGGTCCACGACCGACTGGCCGGCATTGCCGATGTCCTGGAGGTTCCCCGGGACCCCGTGGCCATCTGCCTCTACAGCTTCAACAAGGCCGCCGACCTGAATCTGGCCCTGGAATCCATCGCCCAAAGCCGGCTGCACGGCGCGCGGCTGGTGGTGCTGGACAACGGCTCCACCGACGCCACCCCCGGCATCCTGGCTGCCTGGCGGGCGCGGCTCAAGGACAGGCTGACCACCATCCAGCTCCCCGTGAACATCGGCGCGCCGGCTGCACGCAACTGGCTGCTGGCCGCCCCCGAGGTGCGGGCCTGCGGCGACATCATCTTTATGGATGATGATGCCACCGTGCCCGAAGACTGGCTGGAGCGGCTCTTTGCCGCCAAGGCGCGCTACCCCGAAGCCGGCGTCTGGGGCTGCAAGGTGGTGGATGCGGGCGCGCCCTGGCGCATCCAAAGCGCGGATTTCCAGCTGGCGGAACCGCCGCCCATGGCCGAACCCGGCGGATTCGCGCCGGCGTATCCCCGCCGCATCCGCCTTTCCGGCGTCCACCACGAGGATATGGACGTTGGGCAGCACGACTACCTGCGCCCCTGCGCCTCGGTGACCGGCTGCTGCCACCTGTTCACCCGGGAGGGCCTGGAACGGGCCGGCGGGTTCGATCTGCGCTTCAACCCCACCCAGTATGACGACCTGGAGCACGACCTGCGCCTGTGCCGCCGCGGCGAGTTCCCGGTATACCAGGGCAGCCTGGCCATTGTGCACAAGAAAGTCAGCGGCAAAAGCTCCCAGCAGGAGCGGCGCGCCATGGCCAGCTCCCTGGGAAATCTGTACAAACTGGAAATGGACTACACGGATGAAGAGGTCCAGGACCTGCGGGAACGCTGCCTGGCCATGCTCCTGGCAGATATGCACGCCAAGGCCGCAGCCCTGGAAGCCTACGGCATGCGGCCGGTGCGCAGCGCGTGGTGCTCGGGCGTCTGA
- the rpsL gene encoding 30S ribosomal protein S12, translated as MPTINQLIRKSRLEVSKRKKTPALQACPQRRGVCTRVYTTTPKKPNSALRKVARVRLTNQIEVTAYIPGEGHNLQEHSVVLIRGGRVKDLPGVRYHIVRGTLDTSGVSDRRQSRSKYGAKRPK; from the coding sequence ATGCCTACCATCAACCAGTTGATCCGCAAGTCTCGCCTTGAGGTGAGCAAGCGCAAAAAGACCCCGGCATTGCAGGCCTGCCCCCAGCGCCGCGGCGTCTGCACTCGCGTGTACACGACCACGCCCAAAAAGCCCAACTCGGCCTTGCGCAAGGTTGCCCGTGTGCGTTTGACCAACCAGATTGAGGTCACCGCGTACATTCCCGGCGAAGGCCACAACCTGCAGGAACACTCCGTGGTGCTGATCCGTGGCGGCCGTGTCAAGGACCTTCCCGGTGTCCGCTACCACATCGTGCGCGGCACCCTGGATACCTCCGGCGTCAGCGATCGTCGTCAGAGCCGTTCCAAGTACGGCGCCAAGCGGCCGAAATAG
- a CDS encoding glycosyltransferase family 2 protein has translation MPMQSTTFPNRSPSPAWPGPALYDALARRLLLWKFGVQGRVCAEASLEQALTAAADDARFLGPAAGMGFWMWQQRPTSPDLLETFLSLERLTPFLPGHARTALQGMLRLKTLLASLDAAWQTGWEAGDLSRCREVLRTRPLPPPLAGLALRLQAQTLLYDDATAAMDLLAQLDRRQDAAPLFAGWIAVARAFLLRQTGDHAAAAQALRPAWQAMPWHVNLACSLHDLLFLPRACGATAQTLAMSRRTVICLYTWNKARPLAQALDALARSDLGEARVLLLDNGSADATPAVLEDYARRAPHPVDILTLPVNIGAPAARNWLLAQPGVAAAQWVAFLDDDAIVPPHWLWALLETAARHPQAGAVGCQIVGPHAPFPLQAADFHLLPPALCPSGFVDLRERLHILDNGLGEPALGLFDHERPAATVTGCCHLLTRPALDAGGGFDLTFSPSQFDDAARDLRSALAGFPAVCAGHLRVRHLQHSSLSQARTPFQEARIRANKAAMEGLFSDEEAGQLAAMDSARTLEDLARKLNRLGEVE, from the coding sequence ATGCCCATGCAATCCACCACATTCCCGAATCGGTCGCCCTCCCCTGCCTGGCCCGGCCCGGCGCTGTACGACGCCCTCGCCCGGCGGCTCCTGCTCTGGAAATTTGGCGTGCAGGGCCGGGTGTGCGCCGAGGCATCGTTGGAACAGGCCCTGACCGCCGCGGCGGACGATGCCCGCTTTCTGGGACCAGCCGCAGGCATGGGCTTCTGGATGTGGCAGCAGCGGCCCACCAGTCCCGATCTGCTGGAGACCTTCCTGTCCCTGGAACGGCTGACGCCTTTTTTGCCCGGACACGCCCGCACTGCGCTGCAGGGCATGCTGCGCCTCAAAACCCTGCTCGCCTCGTTGGATGCAGCCTGGCAGACCGGCTGGGAGGCTGGGGATCTGTCCCGCTGCCGCGAGGTGCTGCGCACCCGTCCCCTGCCGCCGCCCCTGGCCGGCCTGGCCCTGCGGCTGCAGGCCCAGACACTCTTATATGATGATGCCACCGCCGCCATGGATCTGCTGGCGCAGTTGGATCGACGGCAAGACGCCGCCCCGCTGTTCGCCGGCTGGATCGCCGTGGCCCGCGCCTTCCTGCTGCGCCAGACCGGCGACCATGCCGCCGCGGCCCAGGCCCTGCGGCCAGCCTGGCAGGCCATGCCCTGGCATGTGAACCTGGCCTGCAGCCTGCACGACCTGCTGTTCCTGCCCCGGGCTTGCGGCGCCACGGCGCAGACCCTGGCCATGTCCCGCAGGACGGTGATCTGTCTGTATACCTGGAACAAGGCCCGCCCCCTGGCCCAGGCCCTGGACGCCCTGGCCCGCAGCGATCTCGGCGAGGCCCGCGTGCTCCTGCTGGACAACGGGTCGGCCGACGCCACCCCGGCCGTGCTGGAGGACTACGCCCGCCGCGCGCCCCATCCCGTGGACATCCTCACCCTGCCCGTGAACATCGGCGCACCGGCTGCCCGCAACTGGCTGCTGGCACAACCCGGCGTGGCCGCAGCGCAGTGGGTGGCCTTTCTGGATGACGACGCCATTGTCCCCCCGCACTGGCTCTGGGCGCTGCTGGAAACAGCCGCGCGGCATCCCCAGGCCGGGGCCGTGGGCTGCCAGATTGTCGGCCCGCATGCGCCCTTTCCCCTGCAGGCCGCAGACTTCCACCTGCTGCCGCCGGCCCTGTGCCCCTCCGGCTTTGTGGACCTGCGCGAACGCCTCCATATCCTGGATAACGGCCTGGGCGAGCCGGCCCTGGGACTCTTTGACCATGAACGCCCCGCCGCCACGGTGACGGGCTGTTGCCATCTGCTGACACGCCCGGCCCTGGACGCCGGCGGCGGCTTTGATCTCACCTTCTCCCCCAGCCAGTTTGATGATGCCGCACGGGATTTGCGGTCTGCCCTGGCCGGGTTTCCGGCCGTGTGCGCCGGGCACCTGCGGGTGCGCCACCTGCAGCACTCCAGCCTGTCCCAGGCACGCACCCCGTTTCAGGAAGCCAGAATCCGCGCCAACAAGGCAGCCATGGAGGGTCTGTTCTCCGATGAAGAAGCCGGGCAACTGGCGGCAATGGATTCCGCGCGCACGCTGGAGGATCTGGCAAGAAAGCTGAATCGGCTGGGGGAAGTGGAATAG
- the rplV gene encoding 50S ribosomal protein L22, which produces MEVKATAKHMRIGPRKVRLVARNIQGRPVEDALNILKFTPKKAAEMLTKVVSSAVANAEQLPGVDVDSLVVKQIIVDQGSSWKRHLTRSMGRVNKILKRSSHITVIVAEQE; this is translated from the coding sequence ATGGAAGTCAAAGCGACCGCAAAACATATGCGCATCGGCCCCCGCAAGGTGCGGCTGGTGGCTCGCAACATCCAGGGGCGACCGGTCGAGGATGCGTTGAACATCCTTAAGTTCACCCCCAAGAAGGCAGCGGAAATGCTGACCAAGGTGGTCTCTTCCGCCGTGGCCAACGCCGAGCAGCTTCCCGGGGTGGATGTGGACTCGCTGGTGGTGAAACAAATTATCGTGGACCAAGGTTCTTCCTGGAAGCGGCATCTCACCCGCTCCATGGGTCGCGTGAACAAAATTCTGAAGCGCTCCAGCCACATCACTGTGATTGTAGCGGAACAGGAATAA
- the rplW gene encoding 50S ribosomal protein L23, producing MNYTQILLKPLISEKATLAKESANQVIFFVHPKANKIEVRKAVEEAFKVKVEAVNMIRQRPRLRTKFGRAVGKESGFKKAYVTLAEGEKIELFEGV from the coding sequence ATGAATTATACGCAGATTCTGCTCAAGCCTTTGATCTCAGAAAAGGCCACGCTGGCCAAGGAGAGCGCCAATCAGGTGATCTTCTTTGTCCATCCCAAGGCCAACAAGATCGAGGTCAGGAAGGCAGTGGAAGAGGCCTTCAAAGTCAAGGTCGAGGCCGTGAACATGATTCGCCAGCGTCCCCGTCTCCGTACCAAGTTCGGTCGCGCGGTTGGCAAGGAGTCCGGCTTCAAGAAGGCCTATGTGACCCTGGCCGAGGGCGAAAAAATCGAGCTGTTTGAAGGGGTCTAG